One segment of Candidatus Dormiibacterota bacterium DNA contains the following:
- a CDS encoding stalk domain-containing protein has product MTYARPAIQTLILTGVVALVASAMLALSHPAQLRIDGQRVESDVPPITTAAQRVFVPLRAVADALGAQTLVQGNNIYIIRGKQSLRLRVGDRHATLNGMPLTLERAPFRVRGRVMIGIKALALALNVHVDYDPRTARINVLTPGIGQADASSVPATQ; this is encoded by the coding sequence ATGACGTATGCCCGGCCGGCCATCCAGACGCTGATCCTTACGGGCGTCGTGGCGTTGGTTGCGTCGGCTATGCTGGCGTTATCCCATCCGGCCCAGTTGCGCATCGACGGTCAACGCGTCGAGAGCGACGTTCCTCCCATCACCACGGCCGCGCAACGCGTGTTCGTTCCGTTACGGGCGGTTGCCGACGCGTTGGGAGCCCAGACGCTCGTCCAAGGGAATAACATCTACATCATTCGCGGTAAGCAATCGTTGCGACTGCGCGTCGGCGATCGCCATGCGACGCTCAACGGAATGCCGCTCACGCTGGAGCGCGCGCCGTTTCGCGTGCGCGGTCGTGTGATGATCGGTATCAAGGCGCTGGCCCTCGCGCTCAACGTGCACGTCGACTACGATCCGCGCACCGCCCGCATCAACGTGCTCACGCCCGGGATCGGCCAAGCCGATGCATCCTCGGTTCCCGCGACGCAGTAG
- a CDS encoding amino acid permease, whose amino-acid sequence MSFVSQLFATTNVDKLRELGSRRILKRALTAKDLIAIGLGTMIGGGIFTTIGTGVKGAGPAVIISYLLAGLTSFFAALCYAELGAMVPVAGSAYTYAYATMGKLFAWIIGFALIFEYGISAAPVAQQFSAAIQDVFKSIGVSLPAWAQQSNLIIHGPWWQLGSWDLLHSQYDVVGALFVLGLSALLSVGIRESATTNNIFVVLKISALIVFVIAGLWLFKAAHFVSGPPQTWWNQLSPHGWGALKPFGGAVESAQPYGIVAIGAYVFFSYIGFDTATTTAEECKNPQRDVPMGVIGALAIGTVIYCATALVLIGALPWSQVPIKNPLVYALAPLHMPILNWVITMGVLAGTTSVALSSLLGQSRIFYVMARDKMLPPVVAIIHPKYQTPIVTTMSTGVVVAILTLIVPLNSLLNLVNIGTLIAFTVVCAGVLYLRKRKPNIPRTFRVPFVPLFPILGIVFSLFLAVFGLSRTTWVWFLIALVIGLIFFFSYGFHKSNPDDVVPVEEPEGISEFAP is encoded by the coding sequence ATGTCGTTCGTCTCCCAACTGTTCGCTACAACGAATGTCGATAAGCTACGCGAGCTCGGCTCTCGACGCATCCTCAAGCGCGCGCTCACGGCCAAGGATCTGATTGCAATCGGCCTGGGCACGATGATCGGCGGCGGAATCTTCACCACCATCGGTACCGGCGTCAAAGGCGCGGGGCCGGCGGTCATCATCTCGTACCTGCTCGCCGGCCTCACGTCGTTCTTTGCGGCGCTCTGCTATGCGGAACTCGGTGCGATGGTTCCCGTCGCCGGCAGCGCCTACACCTATGCGTACGCGACGATGGGCAAGCTGTTTGCCTGGATCATCGGCTTCGCGCTGATTTTCGAATACGGCATCAGCGCCGCGCCGGTAGCGCAGCAGTTTTCGGCCGCCATCCAAGACGTGTTCAAATCGATCGGCGTGTCGTTACCGGCGTGGGCGCAGCAATCGAACTTGATTATCCACGGCCCGTGGTGGCAACTCGGCAGCTGGGACCTGCTGCACTCGCAGTACGACGTCGTCGGAGCGTTGTTCGTTCTCGGGCTCTCAGCATTGCTATCGGTGGGCATTCGCGAATCCGCTACGACCAACAACATCTTCGTCGTGCTCAAAATATCGGCGTTGATCGTGTTCGTCATCGCCGGCCTTTGGCTCTTTAAGGCGGCTCATTTCGTGAGCGGCCCGCCGCAAACGTGGTGGAACCAACTCTCTCCACATGGCTGGGGCGCGCTCAAGCCGTTCGGCGGTGCGGTTGAATCGGCGCAGCCATACGGCATCGTAGCAATCGGCGCGTACGTCTTTTTCAGCTACATCGGCTTCGACACGGCAACGACCACCGCCGAAGAGTGTAAAAACCCACAGCGCGACGTTCCCATGGGCGTCATCGGCGCGCTCGCGATCGGCACGGTGATTTATTGCGCGACTGCGCTCGTGCTCATCGGCGCGCTGCCTTGGAGCCAGGTCCCGATCAAAAATCCCCTGGTCTACGCGCTCGCCCCTCTCCACATGCCGATTCTCAATTGGGTCATCACCATGGGCGTATTGGCGGGGACGACCAGCGTCGCGCTGAGTTCGTTACTCGGACAATCGCGTATTTTCTACGTGATGGCGCGCGATAAGATGCTGCCTCCGGTGGTGGCGATCATCCACCCCAAGTATCAAACGCCGATCGTGACCACCATGTCCACTGGCGTCGTCGTCGCGATCCTCACGCTCATCGTGCCGCTCAACAGCCTGCTGAACCTAGTGAACATCGGGACGCTGATCGCGTTCACGGTCGTGTGCGCCGGCGTGCTGTATTTACGCAAACGCAAGCCGAATATTCCGCGAACGTTTCGGGTTCCGTTCGTGCCGCTCTTCCCGATCTTGGGCATCGTATTTTCGCTCTTCCTAGCGGTATTCGGCCTCTCGCGCACGACCTGGGTGTGGTTCCTGATCGCGCTGGTCATCGGCCTGATCTTCTTCTTTAGCTACGGCTTTCACAAATCCAATCCCGACGACGTCGTCCCGGTCGAAGAGCCCGAAGGCATCAGCGAATTCGCTCCCTAA
- a CDS encoding NUDIX hydrolase: protein MDAYRRLRSREAYRNRWISVEVHEIVHPSGVAGEHVAIVTPAASAVVVLDGEELVFARQPRFAAQKTTVEIVKGGAEAGESALACARRELREELGLQGGIWESLGEVYELPSIVAHPVALFVARDLSACSGAQEDVESISPVRMSRAAAFDRALRGDISDAVTLAALLRFGLRSGALLLS from the coding sequence ATGGATGCTTACCGTCGCCTGCGTTCGCGCGAGGCCTATCGCAATCGCTGGATCAGTGTGGAGGTGCACGAGATCGTGCATCCGAGCGGCGTGGCGGGGGAGCACGTTGCGATCGTCACGCCCGCGGCGAGCGCGGTGGTGGTCCTGGACGGCGAGGAGCTGGTCTTTGCCCGGCAGCCGCGCTTCGCCGCCCAAAAAACGACCGTTGAGATCGTCAAAGGCGGTGCCGAAGCGGGCGAATCGGCGCTGGCGTGCGCGCGGCGAGAATTGCGCGAAGAGCTCGGGCTGCAGGGCGGTATCTGGGAGTCGCTCGGCGAGGTGTACGAACTCCCGTCGATCGTCGCGCATCCGGTCGCGCTGTTCGTCGCGCGCGATCTCTCGGCGTGCTCGGGGGCACAGGAAGACGTGGAATCGATCTCGCCCGTGCGGATGAGCCGCGCCGCCGCGTTCGATCGCGCCCTGCGCGGCGACATTTCCGATGCGGTCACGCTCGCGGCGCTGCTGCGCTTCGGCTTGCGCAGCGGGGCGTTACTGCTTTCCTAA
- a CDS encoding cob(I)yrinic acid a,c-diamide adenosyltransferase has translation MPKLTRIYTRTGDNGTTGLVGGQRVKKNALRIETYGTVDELSSAIGLARTQMRPLLATHRRAQRLDAWLAWTQDMLFNLGSDLATMPKDRWEGMPLVERQDVQALERAIDEAQIDLEPLANFIHPGGSPTGAFLHLARTIARRAERLLVTLMEHDDGVSVTTLEYLNRLSDALFVWSRWINAELREPEYLWNAATAPPAALG, from the coding sequence ATGCCCAAGCTCACCCGAATCTACACGCGTACCGGCGATAACGGCACCACCGGCTTGGTCGGCGGCCAGCGCGTTAAAAAGAACGCGCTTCGCATCGAAACCTATGGAACGGTCGACGAGCTCTCGAGCGCGATCGGCCTGGCTCGCACGCAGATGCGCCCCCTGCTTGCCACCCATCGCCGCGCCCAGCGGCTCGATGCTTGGCTGGCCTGGACGCAAGACATGCTCTTCAACCTCGGGAGCGATCTTGCCACAATGCCGAAAGATCGCTGGGAGGGTATGCCGCTGGTCGAGCGGCAGGACGTCCAGGCGCTCGAACGCGCGATCGACGAAGCGCAGATCGATCTCGAACCGCTGGCGAACTTCATCCATCCGGGCGGCTCACCCACCGGAGCCTTTCTCCACCTCGCGCGAACGATCGCGCGACGGGCGGAGCGACTGCTCGTGACGCTGATGGAACACGACGACGGCGTATCGGTCACCACGCTTGAGTACCTGAATCGCCTCTCGGATGCGCTCTTTGTCTGGTCGCGCTGGATCAATGCGGAGTTGCGCGAACCGGAGTATCTCTGGAACGCCGCCACGGCGCCGCCGGCCGCGCTGGGTTAG